Part of the Clostridium taeniosporum genome is shown below.
TTTATATAACCAAAAGACTGCAAAAAAGCATTATCCTTATTACAGTGTAAAATTTTAATTATTTCATACACTAATTTAATGTTACTATTTACATAAGGTATATTCTTAATAGTATTATTAACATTTTCACTGTGTGTAAGTTCTAGTAACCAAATCATAGATTTAGTCTGTCACTTATAGAAAAAATTTCGAAAAAATAAACCTATATAATTTTTTCTATTTAAAATTATTAACTGTTAGATAAATTAGAATTTAATGAACTCCAATTTATTTTTTTTACATATTTATTTTTTCTTAACAGGAATCCAAATTTCACTATAGTAGTTTTCATCTTGAATACCTTTTGGATAATCAGCCACATTAGTGTACATTTCAATATTATAACCTGCTGCAATTTCATAATCCTTGCAATTAGGTAGCCATTCTGAGAAGATTCTTCTATTCACATCTTGCAGAGATTTTGGCATTGCCCCCTTACAACCAAAAACAGCCCATGTGTGTTTAGGAATAATCTTTGTAACAAAACCATTAGGTATTTCTATTGACGGATTATAATTGTCTGCAATCAAATATTCAAATTCATCTGAATCCATGCTTTCATCTATACATACTCCGTACATTCCACATACAAATTTTTCTTTTCCTGTTTGAAAATGCTCTGTCCAAAACTGTGGAATTTCTGTAATTGCACTATCATATTTAAACACCTTTGATACTCCCATAATAGTAAACGAATCTTTTTTAACAATTTTGTAATCCATAATATAACCGCCTTCCAATAAAAATTTAATTTTCAGTGGAGCAAAAGATTTAATCATTGCTCCATCTTTTCGAACAGCAGTAGGTGTTACACCATGAAATCGAGTAAAAGCT
Proteins encoded:
- a CDS encoding AraC family transcriptional regulator; this encodes MEWIERISEAINYIEENITEEITIKNISEKTFMSPFYFQKGFAMLCGFTVGEYMRQRRLTLAGSELVSTDEKIIDIALKYGYTSPDSFTKAFTRFHGVTPTAVRKDGAMIKSFAPLKIKFLLEGGYIMDYKIVKKDSFTIMGVSKVFKYDSAITEIPQFWTEHFQTGKEKFVCGMYGVCIDESMDSDEFEYLIADNYNPSIEIPNGFVTKIIPKHTWAVFGCKGAMPKSLQDVNRRIFSEWLPNCKDYEIAAGYNIEMYTNVADYPKGIQDENYYSEIWIPVKKK